A genome region from Eurosta solidaginis isolate ZX-2024a chromosome 2, ASM4086904v1, whole genome shotgun sequence includes the following:
- the drm gene encoding protein drumstick, whose protein sequence is MFAVMRIDNDDCRSDFRRKMRPKCEFICKYCQRRFTKPYNLMIHERTHKSPEITYSCEVCGKYFKQRDNLRQHRCSQCVWR, encoded by the exons ATGTTCGCTGTAATGAGAATCGACAACGATGACTGTCGGTCGGATTTCCGCCGCAAGATGCGTCCAAAGTGTGAGTTTATTTGCAAATATTGCCAGCGGCGTTTTACAAAACCCTACAATTTGATGATACACGAACGCACCCACAAATCACCCGAGATAACGTATTCCTGCGAGGTTTGCGGAAAATATTTCAAGCAACGCGACAATCTGCGTCAACACAG atgTAGTCAATGTGTATGGCGATAA